Proteins encoded together in one Scytonema millei VB511283 window:
- a CDS encoding DMT family transporter, with product MNKKLFALFVTLILWGSGFAGVRAGLRSYSPEHLVALRFAIASLVLLGYAYLTRMRLPQVKDLPAIALGGFLGISAYHLCLAFGQQTVTAGAASLLNASSPIFTALLAITFLGEKLTARGWLGIVISFIGAALISLGEIRGFHFNFGAVLILLAAISQGIYFILQKPLFQKYGAFELATYTIWSGTIALLGFLPDTASVRLASLESTLAIAYLGIFPAAIAYMTWTYTLSQISAAKAASYLYLVPFLAIAIAWIWLQELPSLLSIVGGIITLTGVFLVNLQET from the coding sequence GTGAATAAAAAATTATTTGCTCTATTCGTAACTCTCATCCTCTGGGGTTCTGGCTTTGCGGGTGTGCGGGCAGGTTTACGCAGCTACAGTCCCGAACATTTAGTAGCCTTGCGCTTTGCGATCGCCTCCCTTGTCCTGCTAGGTTATGCATATCTGACGCGGATGCGTTTGCCGCAAGTCAAAGACTTACCCGCGATCGCCCTGGGTGGATTTTTAGGTATTAGCGCTTACCATTTATGTTTAGCATTTGGACAACAAACTGTCACCGCAGGTGCAGCCAGTCTTCTAAATGCTTCTAGCCCAATTTTTACTGCTTTGTTGGCAATAACTTTTTTGGGTGAAAAATTGACAGCACGGGGATGGTTGGGAATTGTCATTAGTTTCATTGGTGCTGCTTTAATTTCACTGGGAGAGATACGAGGATTTCACTTCAACTTCGGCGCGGTGCTGATTTTGTTAGCTGCCATTTCTCAGGGAATTTATTTCATTTTACAAAAACCGCTGTTTCAAAAGTACGGTGCGTTTGAGCTAGCTACTTATACAATTTGGAGTGGCACGATCGCGTTACTAGGGTTTTTACCAGATACAGCATCAGTGCGGCTAGCTTCCTTAGAATCAACTCTAGCGATCGCCTATTTAGGTATTTTTCCCGCTGCGATCGCTTATATGACTTGGACTTATACCCTATCGCAAATTTCCGCCGCCAAAGCCGCTAGCTATCTTTATCTCGTGCCATTTCTCGCAATTGCGATCGCTTGGATCTGGCTGCAAGAATTACCCAGTTTGTTATCTATAGTTGGTGGAATAATTACACTTACGGGTGTCTTCTTAGTCAATCTCCAAGAAACATAA
- a CDS encoding FHA domain-containing protein has translation MQIKIFNSRQLNETQEVNLFLTTNNLQKECSIGRSPSASLVLDSADVSRLHGKIIQEGGNYYFIDIGSRNGSIVNGKLAEINQKYLLKPGDILRIGAFVLILEEVDVIRQDLAETVFSHTHAVAISDRQNLQEQFSIDEIQLDESGSDAGEATVIQLPSIVPEATEIPLSDRPTQIELDKIDPILELDPWQDLESEAKIERVSTPKSLVPKSAMPQSAVVKKDTTTNAASTFGSGKYIALMAHDRQRAELAQFVAQHQEFLSQHLTITTPATSATLQQAGIAVSAETPALPLGGYQAIANLVNSGNVLATIVLQDILELPRSEQETQEALMRSCHLNQVLLATNLATAEAIVHYLRSIHRLTNR, from the coding sequence ATGCAAATTAAAATTTTTAATTCTCGTCAGCTAAATGAAACGCAAGAAGTTAATCTCTTCCTAACAACAAACAATTTACAAAAAGAGTGTTCGATTGGTCGCTCTCCTTCTGCAAGTTTAGTTTTAGATAGTGCTGATGTTAGTCGGTTACATGGAAAAATCATTCAGGAAGGTGGCAATTATTACTTTATTGATATTGGAAGTAGAAACGGCTCGATCGTCAATGGAAAATTAGCTGAAATTAATCAAAAATATCTTCTTAAACCTGGAGATATATTACGGATTGGAGCATTCGTACTGATTTTGGAAGAAGTAGATGTAATTCGGCAAGACTTAGCCGAGACAGTTTTTAGTCACACTCATGCTGTAGCAATTTCCGATCGCCAAAACCTACAAGAGCAATTTTCTATTGACGAGATTCAACTTGATGAGAGTGGTAGTGATGCAGGAGAAGCAACTGTAATTCAACTACCATCTATTGTCCCTGAAGCCACAGAAATTCCTCTGAGCGATCGCCCGACTCAGATCGAATTAGATAAAATCGATCCAATTCTAGAATTAGATCCGTGGCAGGATCTTGAATCAGAAGCAAAAATTGAGCGTGTCTCAACTCCAAAGTCATTAGTACCAAAGTCAGCAATGCCACAGTCAGCAGTGGTAAAAAAAGATACTACCACCAATGCAGCGTCAACTTTTGGATCTGGAAAATACATTGCGCTAATGGCACACGATCGCCAAAGAGCGGAATTAGCACAGTTTGTTGCTCAGCATCAAGAATTCTTGTCTCAACACTTGACTATTACGACTCCTGCCACGAGTGCAACTTTACAGCAAGCTGGTATAGCAGTATCAGCAGAAACGCCAGCTTTACCGCTCGGAGGATACCAAGCGATCGCTAATTTGGTCAACTCTGGCAATGTTTTGGCTACGATCGTGTTACAAGACATCCTAGAACTTCCACGCTCGGAACAGGAAACTCAGGAAGCCTTAATGCGATCGTGCCATCTCAACCAAGTTTTACTAGCTACTAACCTTGCTACCGCAGAAGCGATCGTGCATTATCTCAGAAGCATTCATCGGCTCACTAATAGATAG
- a CDS encoding polysaccharide biosynthesis protein, with protein sequence MKIIVEQVSKALLGIRNRHFIILDTIVFSIAPVLALSLRLDEFNIVETLNTHGLQLAIVSTLFIIVKLSILYSFGFYRRCWRYASIDELTQIVMLTLAAIVLETIIVYAFNNWSNFSAVLPRSLALLDGMLSLIFVGGLRLSIRVVERANHRQAQPKSSERLLIVGAGNAGVTIAQQMQQNPHFNLYPIAFIDDDPAKFQLRIRNLPVVGDRHQIPKIVRSLRVDRVAIAMPSAPGEVIREILDICQSSGVRTSTLPSVSEIVNGFNGRVAIESIREIKIEDLLRREPIQTDGQKVSQLLTGKKVLITGAGGSIGSELCRQVFRCRPAEIMLIGHGENSVFYIQQELERVMEVLRQDGALQGYMPRLRAFIADIRFPSRLEYAFDQFRPDIVFHAAAHKHVPLMEVNSPEAITNNVLGTKNLLDLALRYDVNQFVMISTDKAVNPTNIMGASKRTAEMLVLQAAQKSGKPYVVVRFGNVLGSRGSVVPTFKQQIAKGGPITVTHPDIRRYFMTIPEAVQLVLQAAVVGCGGAILMLDMGQPVKIVDLAKDLIRLSGLQVNKDIKIQFTGLRPGEKLFEELFIPGEQYEKTEHEKILIVKNASNFTPKTLNSLVEALCDAARQNDAPAIAFLLQQLVPEYKPQNSPIPKQLPASQEKLLDELIVPRSKRQHILDTPIAALDRQSKIQLQEIEQAFEQGEFEIHYQPIVVLQTNRIVGFEALLRWQHPTQGIVSPTDFISALEATDAISTIGWWSLRQACQQLRLWQECYPKIPLTVSVNLSNTQFAHPNLVAQLGLVLEQTGLNPRNLRLEIPESAILSDIEFANQRVIELKALNVELQIDNLGIGYSFLSLLQRLPNRMCYEKFDRLSVDRSLVNQIDTDEESLEILRTIVAISRNLGVETTVTGVETAAQLAQLNALECQYGQGYFFAKPINKDAAGTLIGSQLQPL encoded by the coding sequence ATGAAAATCATAGTAGAACAAGTATCCAAAGCTTTATTGGGAATCAGAAATCGACATTTTATTATTCTCGATACAATCGTATTTTCGATCGCGCCAGTCCTAGCACTAAGCCTGCGCTTGGACGAATTTAACATTGTTGAAACCCTCAACACTCATGGGCTTCAGTTAGCGATCGTCTCTACCCTATTTATCATCGTAAAACTGAGCATCTTATATAGTTTTGGTTTTTATCGACGGTGTTGGCGCTACGCTAGTATTGACGAGCTGACACAAATCGTCATGCTGACGCTAGCAGCGATTGTTCTCGAAACAATAATTGTCTATGCCTTCAATAACTGGTCTAATTTTTCCGCTGTCTTGCCGCGATCGCTAGCGCTGCTAGATGGAATGCTCAGCCTAATCTTCGTAGGTGGACTTCGCTTGAGCATTCGAGTGGTCGAAAGAGCAAACCACAGGCAGGCTCAACCTAAAAGTAGCGAACGCTTGCTAATTGTTGGTGCAGGTAATGCAGGCGTGACAATTGCCCAACAGATGCAGCAGAACCCACACTTCAATCTTTACCCCATCGCTTTTATCGACGACGATCCAGCGAAATTTCAATTAAGAATTCGCAATTTACCTGTAGTTGGCGATCGCCATCAGATCCCGAAAATTGTTCGATCCTTGCGCGTCGATCGCGTCGCGATCGCCATGCCGAGCGCCCCTGGCGAAGTCATTCGCGAGATCTTAGATATCTGCCAATCGAGCGGTGTGCGTACCAGCACTTTACCTAGCGTCAGCGAGATCGTCAACGGTTTCAACGGTCGCGTGGCGATCGAAAGCATTCGCGAAATCAAAATTGAAGACTTATTGCGTCGGGAACCAATTCAAACAGACGGGCAAAAAGTCTCGCAGTTATTAACAGGTAAGAAAGTACTCATCACTGGCGCAGGTGGGTCGATTGGTAGCGAACTTTGCCGTCAAGTCTTTCGCTGTCGTCCGGCAGAAATCATGCTGATAGGACACGGCGAAAATTCGGTCTTTTACATCCAACAAGAATTAGAACGAGTCATGGAAGTGCTACGGCAAGACGGCGCGTTGCAGGGATATATGCCACGCCTGCGCGCTTTTATCGCCGATATTCGCTTTCCATCGCGCTTAGAGTATGCTTTTGACCAATTTCGCCCAGATATCGTTTTTCATGCTGCCGCGCACAAGCACGTACCCCTGATGGAGGTAAACTCACCAGAAGCGATCACCAACAACGTCTTGGGGACGAAAAACCTGCTCGATCTGGCGCTGAGATACGATGTCAACCAATTCGTAATGATTTCTACGGATAAGGCAGTCAACCCAACTAATATTATGGGAGCTAGCAAGCGGACTGCCGAAATGCTCGTTCTGCAAGCAGCGCAAAAGAGCGGCAAACCCTATGTCGTCGTCCGATTTGGTAACGTGCTGGGTAGCAGAGGTAGTGTCGTGCCTACCTTCAAGCAACAAATTGCTAAAGGGGGACCGATTACCGTTACTCATCCCGATATTCGACGCTATTTCATGACCATTCCCGAAGCCGTGCAATTAGTCTTGCAAGCGGCAGTTGTTGGCTGTGGCGGAGCCATATTAATGCTAGATATGGGACAGCCAGTGAAGATTGTGGATCTAGCGAAAGATTTGATTCGGCTGTCTGGATTGCAGGTCAATAAAGACATTAAGATTCAGTTTACCGGGTTGCGACCAGGAGAAAAGCTATTTGAAGAACTGTTTATTCCTGGCGAACAGTACGAAAAGACAGAACACGAAAAAATTCTGATTGTCAAAAATGCCAGTAACTTTACGCCAAAAACTTTAAATTCTTTGGTAGAAGCACTGTGCGATGCCGCGCGGCAAAATGATGCTCCGGCGATCGCCTTCTTATTACAACAGCTCGTACCTGAATATAAGCCACAAAACTCTCCAATTCCCAAACAATTACCTGCAAGCCAAGAAAAACTGCTGGATGAACTTATCGTTCCAAGATCGAAGCGGCAGCATATTCTAGATACACCTATTGCTGCACTCGATCGCCAGTCCAAAATTCAGCTACAGGAAATTGAGCAAGCATTCGAGCAGGGTGAATTTGAGATTCACTACCAACCGATTGTTGTGTTGCAAACCAATAGAATTGTTGGGTTTGAAGCGCTCTTACGCTGGCAGCACCCCACGCAAGGTATAGTTTCACCTACGGACTTTATTTCTGCTCTAGAAGCAACAGATGCGATCTCAACTATCGGCTGGTGGTCGTTGCGGCAAGCTTGTCAACAGCTACGCCTGTGGCAAGAGTGCTATCCCAAAATTCCTTTGACTGTGAGCGTGAATCTTTCCAACACCCAGTTCGCTCATCCAAATTTGGTGGCGCAGTTGGGGCTAGTTCTAGAACAGACTGGATTGAATCCTCGAAATTTGCGTCTGGAAATTCCTGAAAGCGCCATCTTATCGGATATTGAATTTGCGAATCAAAGGGTAATAGAACTCAAAGCCTTAAACGTAGAGTTGCAAATTGATAATTTGGGTATCGGCTATTCATTTTTGAGCTTACTGCAAAGGCTACCCAATCGCATGTGCTATGAAAAATTCGATCGCCTCAGCGTCGATCGTTCCCTCGTCAATCAAATTGATACTGATGAAGAGAGCTTAGAGATTTTGCGAACAATCGTGGCGATCTCTCGCAACTTGGGTGTAGAGACAACGGTTACTGGCGTAGAAACTGCGGCTCAGCTAGCACAACTCAACGCTTTGGAATGCCAATACGGACAAGGCTACTTTTTCGCCAAACCGATTAACAAAGATGCTGCTGGTACGCTGATTGGTTCGCAGTTGCAACCCTTATGA